A single window of bacterium DNA harbors:
- a CDS encoding enoyl-CoA hydratase/isomerase family protein — protein MADALTTLDIQDGIAVITNNRPEKHNAANDEMDRQLFDALDEIHDRKDVRVVLWRGEGKSFSSGRDVSEIGVRSEDITNFEFVERGHRRTQAFFTCPAPIVVAMKGWVIGGSFERALLADMRIAGESTKMMLPEIKHGVIPDSGGTARLFQMAGHGLVADLAITGRTMDVEEAFRHGVVSRVVPDAELDDAAMTLCQEIASNPPFAVKMFRRTLSRLGNPEVQRTMQEESMGMTAIYETEDYAEMKTARAEGREPEYKGR, from the coding sequence ATGGCCGACGCGCTGACCACCCTCGACATCCAGGACGGCATCGCCGTCATCACGAACAACCGCCCGGAGAAGCACAACGCCGCCAACGACGAGATGGATCGGCAGCTCTTCGACGCCCTCGACGAGATCCACGACCGGAAGGACGTGCGTGTCGTGCTCTGGCGCGGGGAGGGCAAGTCCTTTTCCTCGGGGCGCGACGTGAGCGAGATCGGCGTGCGTTCGGAGGACATCACGAACTTCGAGTTCGTCGAGCGCGGGCACCGCCGGACCCAGGCCTTCTTCACGTGTCCGGCGCCGATCGTGGTCGCCATGAAGGGCTGGGTGATCGGCGGCTCCTTCGAGCGCGCGCTGCTCGCGGACATGCGGATCGCGGGCGAGAGCACGAAGATGATGCTCCCGGAGATCAAGCACGGCGTGATCCCGGACTCGGGGGGGACGGCGCGGCTCTTCCAGATGGCGGGGCACGGGCTCGTCGCCGATCTGGCGATCACGGGGCGGACGATGGACGTCGAGGAGGCGTTCCGGCACGGCGTCGTGTCGCGGGTCGTACCCGATGCGGAGCTCGACGACGCGGCGATGACCCTCTGCCAGGAGATCGCTTCGAACCCGCCCTTCGCGGTCAAGATGTTCCGACGGACGCTCTCGCGACTCGGCAATCCCGAGGTGCAGCGGACGATGCAGGAAGAGTCGATGGGCATGACCGCGATCTACGAGACCGAGGACTACGCCGAGATGAAGACGGCGCGGGCCGAAGGGCGCGAGCCCGAATACAAGGGGCGCTGA
- a CDS encoding SDR family oxidoreductase: MGLPAPPEVGANALPLGTFDGQIVVVTGGGTGLGKAIAVEFARVGASVAILSRGEEHRAAGLAAVNAVGGKHIAVPCDIRDAGAIAEAFDAVTEQLGAPDVLVNNAAGNFPVPAEDMSPNAWKTVTDIVLNGTFYCSREFGRRHIEAGTPGSIINIGAAYAWTGGPGFAHSSAAKAGVKNLTETLSVEWGPYGIQVNCLVPGFFPHEDMTADIMSVPERQKAEALRCPAHRVGQPHELGWAATFLASPFASYISGHTMVVDGANWQRRAMLMPEFVPIRDQMGKGPFDPNPPKKK, translated from the coding sequence ATGGGCCTCCCCGCTCCCCCCGAAGTCGGCGCGAACGCGCTCCCGCTCGGCACCTTCGACGGCCAGATCGTGGTCGTGACCGGCGGCGGCACCGGTCTCGGCAAGGCGATCGCCGTCGAGTTCGCCCGCGTCGGCGCTTCGGTCGCGATTTTGAGCCGCGGCGAGGAGCATCGCGCGGCGGGCCTCGCGGCCGTGAACGCAGTCGGTGGCAAGCACATCGCCGTTCCCTGCGACATCCGCGACGCCGGCGCAATCGCCGAGGCCTTCGACGCCGTGACCGAGCAGCTCGGCGCACCGGACGTCCTCGTCAACAACGCCGCCGGCAACTTCCCCGTCCCCGCCGAGGACATGAGTCCGAACGCCTGGAAGACGGTCACGGACATCGTCCTGAACGGGACCTTCTACTGCTCCCGCGAGTTCGGTCGCCGGCACATCGAGGCCGGCACGCCCGGCTCGATCATCAACATCGGCGCGGCCTACGCCTGGACCGGCGGCCCCGGATTCGCCCATTCCTCGGCGGCGAAGGCCGGCGTGAAGAACCTGACCGAGACCCTCTCGGTCGAGTGGGGTCCCTACGGCATCCAGGTGAACTGCCTCGTGCCCGGCTTCTTCCCGCACGAGGACATGACCGCGGACATCATGTCGGTGCCCGAGCGCCAGAAGGCCGAAGCGCTGCGGTGCCCGGCCCACCGGGTGGGCCAGCCCCACGAGCTCGGCTGGGCCGCGACCTTCCTCGCGTCCCCCTTCGCGAGCTACATCTCGGGCCACACGATGGTCGTCGACGGGGCGAACTGGCAGCGACGCGCGATGCTCATGCCGGAGTTCGTGCCGATCCGCGACCAGATGGGCAAGGGGCCCTTCGACCCGAACCCACCGAAGAAGAAGTAG
- a CDS encoding enoyl-CoA hydratase/isomerase family protein — translation MTERPELMRLDRDGEIATIVLTNPDKLNAWSWESARQISALADEIRFDDGIRCVIMRAEGRAFCAGVDLGMPEDRITGRSPAEKVRNYYEKFRWVHERFKVFAHLPQPVLVAVHGYCLGAGLEVAMMGDIRIASDDAKFALPEPKVGVSIDAGGDLRLSHEIGAGMTKLLAFTGRRIDAETALRAGIVQEVVPKDALQSHVRSLAEEICSNAPLAVQGIKRTINYRAEQGLQEAMQFEASSAAVLFTSDDMTLGYKAMAAKEDADFEGK, via the coding sequence ATGACCGAACGCCCCGAACTCATGCGCCTCGATCGCGATGGCGAGATCGCCACGATCGTCCTGACCAACCCCGACAAGCTGAATGCCTGGAGCTGGGAGTCGGCCCGCCAGATCTCGGCGCTCGCCGACGAGATCCGCTTCGACGACGGGATTCGCTGCGTGATCATGCGCGCCGAGGGGCGGGCGTTCTGCGCCGGCGTCGACCTCGGCATGCCCGAGGATCGGATCACCGGCCGCAGCCCCGCGGAGAAGGTCCGCAACTACTACGAGAAGTTCCGCTGGGTCCACGAACGCTTCAAGGTCTTCGCCCACCTGCCCCAGCCGGTCCTCGTCGCCGTCCACGGCTACTGCCTGGGCGCGGGGCTCGAGGTCGCCATGATGGGCGACATCCGGATCGCTTCGGACGACGCGAAGTTCGCGCTCCCGGAGCCGAAGGTCGGCGTCTCGATCGACGCGGGGGGCGACCTCCGCCTCTCCCACGAGATCGGCGCCGGAATGACCAAGCTCCTCGCCTTCACCGGGCGCCGGATCGACGCCGAGACGGCGCTGCGCGCCGGGATCGTCCAGGAGGTCGTCCCGAAGGACGCGCTCCAGAGCCACGTTCGGTCCCTCGCGGAGGAGATCTGCAGCAACGCCCCCCTCGCGGTCCAGGGGATCAAGCGGACCATCAACTATCGCGCCGAGCAGGGGCTCCAGGAAGCGATGCAGTTCGAGGCGTCGAGCGCGGCGGTGCTCTTCACGTCCGACGACATGACCCTCGGCTACAAGGCGATGGCCGCCAAGGAAGACGCCGACTTCGAAGGGAAGTAG
- a CDS encoding DUF2834 domain-containing protein, translating into MKLEDTRPWLFWALLVDFVGFTAFTGYVLLEYGMGWVDVAFANPVSTLVTVDLFIALSMVMGWVYADAKARGVSPWPFLILTLGTGSVGTLLYLLVRERPGAPVWTEEGTTALASAGR; encoded by the coding sequence ATGAAGCTGGAAGACACACGACCCTGGCTCTTCTGGGCCCTGCTCGTCGACTTCGTCGGATTCACCGCCTTCACGGGCTACGTCCTGCTCGAGTACGGCATGGGCTGGGTCGACGTCGCCTTCGCCAACCCCGTCAGCACGCTCGTGACGGTCGACCTGTTCATCGCCCTGTCGATGGTGATGGGCTGGGTCTACGCCGACGCGAAGGCTCGGGGCGTTTCGCCCTGGCCCTTTCTGATCCTGACCCTCGGGACCGGCTCGGTCGGGACGCTGCTCTACCTGCTCGTCCGCGAGCGACCGGGCGCGCCGGTCTGGACGGAGGAAGGCACGACCGCGCTCGCGAGCGCCGGGCGCTAG
- a CDS encoding ATP-binding protein, translating to MQASPSVPISERFRLPALPRWAWMTLGASIGLFDFGVLVLLDADMRIGQTDATWIVALAFLIPYAILGWAVGGLAAAREQADRDAETIRSQLRALERTQRALVQEEKLAGIGRLAAGVAHEVRNPLGVIRASASMARESFDEGTDPHRALGFVCEETDRLDRLIASLLTFAKPQPVERVEVDVTKVLDRATELARSEARAGDVALEIEVEPGLPTLRVDPDRLARSLYGLTLNAIQALAESDATTRRIRIVARGRTKGVELRVEDSGPGVLPELHDSIFEPFVTSKETGTGLGLPMALRMIEAQGGHLTLLDAPSGLGGASFSIELPSASAEAIP from the coding sequence ATGCAAGCGAGCCCGTCCGTCCCGATTTCCGAACGCTTCCGATTGCCCGCGCTGCCGCGGTGGGCGTGGATGACGCTCGGTGCCTCGATCGGTCTCTTCGACTTCGGCGTCCTGGTCCTCCTCGACGCCGACATGCGGATCGGCCAGACGGACGCGACCTGGATCGTCGCCCTCGCCTTCCTGATCCCCTACGCGATCCTCGGCTGGGCGGTCGGCGGACTCGCCGCAGCCCGCGAGCAGGCGGACCGAGACGCGGAGACGATCCGGTCCCAGCTTCGCGCCCTCGAGCGGACGCAGCGCGCCCTCGTTCAGGAAGAGAAGCTCGCCGGCATCGGTCGCCTCGCCGCGGGGGTCGCCCACGAAGTCCGCAACCCGCTCGGGGTGATCCGCGCCTCGGCCTCGATGGCCCGGGAGAGCTTCGACGAAGGCACCGACCCCCACCGCGCCCTCGGCTTCGTCTGCGAGGAGACCGACCGGCTCGACCGCCTGATCGCGTCGCTCTTGACCTTCGCCAAGCCCCAGCCGGTCGAGCGGGTCGAGGTCGACGTGACGAAGGTCCTCGACCGCGCGACGGAGCTCGCTCGGAGCGAGGCCCGCGCGGGCGACGTCGCCCTCGAGATCGAGGTCGAGCCGGGGCTCCCGACGCTCCGCGTGGACCCGGACCGGCTGGCCCGGTCCCTCTACGGGCTGACGCTCAACGCGATCCAGGCGCTCGCGGAGAGCGATGCGACGACCCGCCGCATCCGGATCGTCGCCCGCGGACGGACGAAGGGCGTCGAGCTCCGGGTCGAGGACTCCGGGCCGGGCGTCCTGCCCGAGCTTCACGACTCGATCTTCGAACCCTTCGTGACCTCGAAGGAGACCGGCACCGGGCTGGGGCTGCCGATGGCACTCCGCATGATCGAGGCTCAGGGGGGGCACCTCACCCTGCTCGACGCACCGTCCGGACTCGGCGGCGCCTCGTTCTCGATCGAGCTGCCGTCGGCCTCTGCGGAGGCCATCCCGTGA
- a CDS encoding sigma-54 dependent transcriptional regulator, which produces MKPRLLVVDDEPRMAEIVGMVLRREGYEVETFTSSADAVRRHEEDAFDLVLTDLRMPAPDGLEVLERVRAATPDTPVILFTAHATIANAIEALRAGAFDYVQKPFDNDALRACVARALELSRLARENRYLRAELGQQNTLGEIIAASDAMNDVLDVVRRAARSPATVLITGESGTGKERIARAVHFHSDRVAGPFVAVNCKAFAEGLLESELFGHERGAFTGADRLRKGLFEEASGGTLFLDEIGEISESFQAKLLRVLQEREIRRVGDDRARPVDVRVVVATNRDLQQDVAEGRFREDLFFRLAVIPIRIPPLRERPDDVLPLARHFLVEFQQSAGGRIAALGDEVEALLLGHDWPGNVRELENAIERAIVLGDGESLRASDLLFAGPGPVADGVADATLQSHLDAATRKAIGEALAATGGAKGDAATRLGIDRTTLYRLIKKYDLEA; this is translated from the coding sequence GTGAAGCCGCGCCTGCTCGTCGTCGACGACGAACCGCGCATGGCCGAGATCGTGGGCATGGTCCTGCGCCGCGAGGGCTACGAGGTGGAGACCTTCACGTCGTCCGCCGACGCGGTCCGCCGCCACGAGGAAGACGCATTCGACCTCGTCCTGACCGACCTCCGCATGCCCGCCCCCGACGGCCTCGAGGTGCTCGAGCGCGTTCGCGCCGCGACGCCGGACACGCCCGTGATCCTCTTCACCGCCCACGCCACGATCGCCAATGCGATCGAGGCCCTTCGCGCCGGCGCCTTCGACTACGTCCAGAAGCCCTTCGACAACGACGCTCTGCGCGCCTGCGTCGCCCGCGCCCTCGAGCTGTCACGGCTCGCCCGGGAGAACCGCTATCTGCGCGCAGAGCTCGGCCAGCAGAATACCCTGGGCGAGATCATCGCCGCGAGCGACGCGATGAACGACGTGCTCGACGTGGTCCGCCGCGCCGCGCGCAGCCCCGCGACCGTCCTGATCACGGGCGAGAGCGGCACCGGCAAGGAACGGATCGCCCGGGCGGTCCACTTCCACAGCGACCGCGTCGCCGGCCCCTTCGTAGCGGTCAACTGCAAGGCCTTCGCCGAGGGCCTGCTCGAGAGCGAGCTCTTCGGTCACGAACGCGGCGCCTTCACCGGCGCCGACCGCCTCCGGAAGGGGCTCTTCGAAGAAGCCTCCGGCGGCACGCTCTTCCTCGACGAGATCGGCGAGATCAGCGAGTCGTTCCAGGCGAAGCTGCTCCGCGTCCTGCAGGAGCGTGAGATCCGCCGCGTCGGCGACGACCGCGCCCGTCCCGTCGACGTCCGGGTCGTGGTCGCGACGAACCGCGATCTGCAGCAGGACGTCGCCGAGGGTCGCTTCCGGGAGGATCTCTTCTTCCGGCTCGCCGTGATCCCGATCCGGATCCCGCCGCTCCGCGAGCGCCCCGACGACGTCCTGCCCCTGGCGCGGCACTTCCTCGTCGAGTTCCAGCAGAGCGCAGGGGGTCGGATCGCAGCCCTGGGCGACGAGGTCGAGGCCCTGCTCCTCGGGCACGACTGGCCGGGCAACGTCCGCGAGCTCGAGAACGCGATCGAGCGGGCCATCGTCCTCGGCGACGGCGAGTCCCTCCGCGCGAGCGACCTGCTCTTCGCGGGGCCCGGCCCGGTGGCGGACGGCGTCGCGGACGCGACGCTGCAGAGCCATCTCGATGCCGCCACGCGCAAGGCGATCGGCGAGGCGCTGGCGGCGACGGGCGGCGCGAAGGGGGACGCTGCCACGCGCCTCGGCATCGACCGTACGACCCTCTACCGGTTGATCAAGAAATACGACCTGGAAGCCTGA
- a CDS encoding cysteine hydrolase, producing MPLDLDALLAPRTCALVTQECQKGVCGPLSGLPALAEAAQGGMIQNVAELTRVGRDAGVPILHCIAVRRRDGQGANTNARLFQYMGKVEHPLFEGSEATELMDEIPVAESDVIVPRLHGLSPFQGTELDSLLRNLGIKTVVGVGVSVNVAITNLAFDAVNAAYQVVLPRDAVAGFPDDYVDQVFEHTLGGITTVLDTATVLDVWRRAT from the coding sequence ATGCCCCTCGACCTCGATGCCCTGCTCGCCCCTCGAACCTGCGCACTCGTCACCCAGGAATGCCAGAAGGGCGTCTGCGGCCCGCTGTCCGGCCTGCCCGCACTCGCCGAGGCGGCGCAGGGTGGGATGATCCAGAACGTGGCCGAGCTGACACGGGTCGGGCGGGACGCGGGCGTGCCGATCCTCCACTGCATCGCGGTCCGACGACGCGACGGCCAGGGCGCCAACACGAACGCGCGGCTCTTTCAGTACATGGGCAAGGTCGAACACCCCCTCTTCGAGGGATCCGAAGCCACCGAGCTGATGGACGAGATTCCCGTCGCCGAGAGCGACGTGATCGTGCCGAGGCTCCACGGCCTCTCCCCCTTCCAGGGAACCGAGCTCGATTCGCTCCTGCGGAACCTGGGAATCAAGACGGTGGTCGGCGTCGGTGTCTCGGTGAACGTGGCGATCACGAACCTGGCATTCGATGCGGTGAACGCCGCCTATCAGGTCGTGCTACCGCGGGACGCCGTGGCGGGCTTCCCCGACGACTACGTCGATCAGGTCTTCGAGCATACGCTCGGCGGGATCACGACCGTCCTCGACACGGCGACGGTCCTCGACGTCTGGCGGCGAGCGACCTAG
- a CDS encoding TauD/TfdA family dioxygenase: MSAGSDRPFETRPLGAIGVEIEGLELRSEMSDETFAALRRTVVEEGLVLFRDQPLDPEVQIALGKRFGPIEQLVVGGEDEEPSMVKISNLDADGNVRANDSHFMQLITINEGWHTDSSFREVPASFSVFSCVVAPEEGGDTMWAHLQRPFDALDDVTRKRLVGRSGVHDYAAAYRARGNDEGGIVGFDSDPLRHPLLREHPESGRPGLYMSEHMSEIEGLSPEESESIRTKLLALVTADDNTYRHHWSVGDVAIWDNRSMLHRAQGFDERFPRVMHHVRVAGFEAPIAWRPR, from the coding sequence ATGAGTGCCGGATCCGATCGACCTTTCGAGACACGGCCGCTCGGCGCGATCGGCGTCGAGATCGAGGGGCTCGAGCTCCGCTCGGAGATGTCCGACGAGACCTTCGCGGCGCTTCGGAGGACGGTCGTCGAGGAGGGGCTCGTGCTCTTTCGCGACCAGCCTCTCGATCCGGAGGTCCAGATCGCCCTCGGTAAGCGCTTCGGGCCGATCGAACAGCTCGTCGTCGGGGGTGAGGACGAAGAGCCCTCGATGGTCAAGATCAGCAACCTCGACGCCGACGGGAACGTCCGCGCGAACGACAGCCACTTCATGCAGTTGATCACGATCAACGAGGGGTGGCATACGGACAGCTCGTTCCGTGAGGTTCCCGCCTCCTTCTCGGTCTTCAGCTGCGTCGTCGCACCGGAGGAGGGCGGCGACACGATGTGGGCGCATCTCCAGCGGCCCTTCGACGCCCTCGATGACGTGACGCGGAAGCGCCTGGTCGGCCGGTCCGGCGTCCACGACTACGCCGCCGCGTATCGCGCGCGCGGAAACGACGAGGGCGGGATCGTCGGCTTCGACTCCGATCCGCTCCGGCATCCACTCCTGCGTGAACATCCGGAGTCCGGCCGTCCGGGGCTCTACATGAGCGAGCACATGTCCGAGATCGAGGGTCTCTCGCCGGAGGAGAGCGAGTCGATCCGTACGAAGCTGCTCGCCCTCGTGACCGCCGACGACAACACGTATCGCCACCACTGGTCGGTGGGCGACGTCGCGATCTGGGACAACCGCTCGATGCTCCACCGTGCCCAGGGCTTCGATGAGCGCTTCCCCCGCGTGATGCACCACGTGCGGGTCGCCGGGTTCGAGGCGCCGATCGCCTGGCGGCCGCGCTGA